A part of Desulfomicrobium baculatum DSM 4028 genomic DNA contains:
- a CDS encoding hybrid sensor histidine kinase/response regulator — translation MRLAFFQSFRGMLFSLVLLAVLPALGIILHNGLASRDDAVLHARQELARIVTALAGAQLRTTDVTRQTLTTLAIMDEVRNQDIVACTEIFTRILLHNPLYTNITLTDPSGGILVSAMPMTFPSLADRKHFKDALRTKVFSPGEYIVSRATAVSSFPFAYPILDELGEVSGVLTVALDLSKFHSFFAGEHLPDGSFLGVADHEGRRLFRSFVDESFPLGAFISPSAWKAAKEGGESGVFVSQGSDGLSRISAFHKIRLDRDAPAYMTIFIGMPEAAIGADARKAMGTGLVLSACAAVLALVMAWVAERAFFMPRVRALVMAAERFRIGDYGTPTGVNHDAGELGLLASALDRMAQERQVAVDALRAAKDAAEDASRSKSEFLANMSHEIRTPLNGVLGMLQLLESGRPSAEQREYVETAIRSTNRLTRLLSDILDLSRIESNKLVIQEESFAVADVRQSILDIFETPAREKGVRLEVRVDPRIPAHLFGDEARLRQILFNLVGNAVKFTPKGQVAVNFVLVSAAGESTCQIRFTVQDSGVGIPSERLKDIFEPFIQVDGSCVRSHQGAGLGLAIVRRLVDLMHGQLQIQSTQGEGTLVGVTLPFTVGSATLARPQRSGVERDLGERRFLLVEDDSVNRMAMERILGKFGCEVISAGNGLEAVEILKRENVDLVFMDVQMPVMDGMEATRIIREELGLDVPIVAMTAYAMAGDRERFLQGGMDSYVSKPVDMARLKETVNSILV, via the coding sequence ATGCGTCTGGCTTTTTTTCAGTCATTTCGGGGCATGCTTTTCAGTCTGGTGCTCCTGGCTGTGCTGCCGGCGCTGGGGATCATTCTTCATAACGGTCTGGCGAGCCGCGACGACGCCGTGCTGCATGCCCGGCAGGAGCTCGCGCGCATTGTCACCGCCCTGGCCGGAGCACAGCTGCGCACGACCGACGTGACCCGGCAGACCCTGACCACGCTCGCGATCATGGATGAAGTGCGGAATCAGGACATTGTTGCCTGCACCGAGATTTTCACCAGAATTCTGCTGCATAATCCGCTTTACACAAATATCACCTTGACCGACCCCTCCGGTGGCATCCTGGTTTCGGCGATGCCCATGACCTTTCCCAGTCTGGCCGACCGCAAACACTTCAAGGACGCCCTGCGGACCAAGGTGTTTTCTCCTGGAGAATACATTGTTTCCCGCGCAACCGCGGTTTCGTCCTTTCCCTTCGCCTATCCGATCCTTGATGAACTGGGCGAGGTCAGCGGCGTGCTGACCGTGGCCCTGGACCTGAGCAAGTTCCATTCTTTTTTTGCGGGAGAGCATCTGCCGGATGGCTCTTTTCTGGGCGTCGCCGACCACGAGGGCAGGCGGCTTTTTCGATCGTTTGTGGACGAATCCTTTCCCCTTGGTGCGTTTATCAGCCCCTCGGCCTGGAAGGCCGCGAAAGAGGGCGGGGAGAGCGGAGTTTTTGTCAGCCAAGGCTCCGACGGACTCAGCCGCATCAGTGCGTTTCATAAAATCAGACTGGACCGGGACGCTCCCGCCTACATGACCATCTTCATCGGCATGCCCGAAGCCGCCATAGGCGCCGATGCCCGCAAAGCCATGGGAACCGGGCTGGTCCTGTCCGCATGCGCGGCCGTTCTGGCGCTGGTCATGGCCTGGGTGGCGGAGCGCGCTTTTTTCATGCCCAGGGTCAGGGCGCTGGTCATGGCGGCGGAGCGGTTCCGCATCGGGGACTACGGCACGCCAACGGGCGTGAACCACGACGCCGGAGAGCTGGGCCTTCTGGCCTCGGCTCTTGATCGCATGGCGCAGGAGCGGCAGGTCGCCGTCGATGCGCTGCGCGCGGCCAAGGATGCCGCCGAAGACGCCTCGCGCAGCAAGTCCGAGTTTCTGGCCAACATGAGCCACGAGATCCGCACCCCGCTAAACGGTGTGCTGGGCATGCTGCAGCTGCTTGAGTCCGGCAGACCCAGCGCCGAACAGCGGGAATATGTCGAGACGGCCATTCGCTCCACGAATCGCCTGACCCGCCTGCTTTCCGACATTCTCGACCTGTCCCGCATCGAATCGAACAAGCTGGTCATTCAGGAAGAGAGCTTTGCCGTAGCCGACGTACGCCAGAGCATTCTCGACATCTTTGAAACTCCGGCCCGTGAAAAGGGCGTGCGGCTGGAGGTGCGGGTGGACCCGCGCATCCCGGCCCATCTTTTTGGCGATGAGGCCCGACTGCGCCAGATTCTCTTCAACCTGGTCGGCAACGCCGTCAAGTTTACGCCCAAAGGGCAGGTCGCTGTGAATTTTGTCCTTGTCTCGGCAGCGGGGGAATCCACCTGCCAGATCCGTTTCACGGTTCAGGACAGCGGCGTGGGCATTCCAAGCGAGCGTCTCAAGGATATTTTCGAGCCGTTCATTCAGGTCGACGGCTCCTGTGTCCGCTCGCACCAGGGCGCGGGTCTGGGGCTGGCCATCGTGCGTCGGCTGGTCGATCTCATGCACGGGCAGTTGCAGATTCAAAGCACGCAGGGTGAAGGGACCTTGGTCGGCGTGACCCTGCCTTTCACCGTCGGTTCGGCCACCCTTGCGAGGCCGCAACGCAGCGGCGTGGAAAGGGATCTCGGCGAACGACGCTTTTTGCTGGTGGAGGACGACAGCGTGAACCGCATGGCCATGGAGCGGATTCTGGGCAAGTTTGGCTGCGAGGTCATAAGCGCCGGCAATGGCCTGGAAGCCGTCGAAATACTGAAGCGCGAGAACGTTGATCTGGTTTTCATGGATGTGCAGATGCCGGTCATGGACGGTATGGAGGCCACGCGGATCATTCGCGAAGAGCTGGGGCTTGATGTCCCCATCGTGGCCATGACCGCCTACGCCATGGCCGGAGACCGGGAGCGTTTCCTGCAAGGCGGGATGGATTCCTACGTCTCCAAACCTGTGGACATGGCCCGCCTGAAAGAGACGGTCAACTCGATTCTGGTCTGA
- a CDS encoding acyltransferase family protein: MHLRSFEYFRAVSIVLIVIGHSYGISGWWIDSFGERVLANLISGGTSLFVFISGFLFHHVFYPKFVYRKFLEKKFRNVYIPYLILSALPIVLALILKEPFPEFYFGPGDSFYDKIIRPIFLYYWYGGVMVYWYIPFIMAMFVISPVFIFFIKMTTRYKIYVLIFMSIISIFMHRPINNWSILQSVIYFSPVYMFGILCSIERDYIYEKFKGKDFHLLGCVLFLAIVQALFFDASGNLQKNPFDFNWIDIAYIQKQILCVYFMVFLHKYEHIDSPLLKTLAASSFAIYFLHGWIIYLISTVQSYYKPFYGVHLLPILSPLVIWASYAVAKRVKKAFPEKSRMIIGW; encoded by the coding sequence ATGCACCTGAGATCTTTTGAGTATTTTCGTGCAGTGTCCATTGTTCTGATAGTCATCGGCCACTCCTACGGTATCTCCGGCTGGTGGATCGACAGCTTTGGCGAACGGGTGCTGGCTAATCTCATTTCGGGTGGGACATCGCTGTTTGTGTTCATTTCCGGATTTCTTTTTCATCATGTTTTCTATCCAAAATTTGTCTACCGTAAGTTTTTGGAAAAGAAGTTCAGGAACGTATACATTCCATATCTTATTTTGTCGGCGCTTCCCATAGTGCTGGCTTTGATTCTCAAAGAGCCTTTTCCTGAATTTTACTTTGGGCCGGGCGATTCTTTCTATGACAAAATTATTCGTCCCATTTTTCTTTATTATTGGTATGGCGGTGTGATGGTTTACTGGTATATACCGTTCATAATGGCCATGTTTGTCATATCTCCAGTTTTTATATTTTTTATAAAAATGACTACGAGATATAAAATATATGTATTGATATTTATGTCGATCATATCAATTTTTATGCATAGGCCAATTAATAATTGGTCAATATTGCAGTCCGTAATATATTTTTCTCCAGTTTATATGTTTGGAATATTGTGTTCCATTGAGCGAGATTATATATATGAAAAATTCAAAGGAAAGGATTTTCATCTTTTAGGATGTGTTTTGTTCCTGGCGATAGTGCAGGCTTTGTTTTTTGATGCGTCCGGAAATTTGCAGAAAAATCCATTCGATTTTAACTGGATAGATATAGCTTATATACAAAAGCAGATTTTGTGTGTTTATTTCATGGTGTTCTTGCATAAGTACGAGCACATCGACAGCCCTCTTCTGAAGACCCTGGCTGCATCAAGTTTTGCCATCTACTTTTTGCACGGTTGGATTATCTATCTCATCTCGACGGTCCAGTCCTATTACAAGCCTTTTTACGGGGTGCACCTCTTGCCCATTCTGTCCCCTTTGGTCATTTGGGCTTCCTATGCCGTCGCCAAGAGAGTGAAGAAAGCTTTTCCCGAAAAAAGCAGAATGATCATAGGCTGGTAG
- a CDS encoding GNAT family N-acetyltransferase codes for MSEILFRDRVREDDRLAVREIVTSTAFFSGAEVDVAEELVAEHLAKGEESGYLFVFADSPQGRSLGYACYGPTPCTACTFDLYWVAVHESMRGRGLGKLLLVEVEDRLKGMGGGKLIAETSSRQQYAPTHRFYLSCGFKQEARIGDYYAPGEDILYFTKKIGRDQAWD; via the coding sequence ATGTCTGAAATACTCTTCCGGGACCGGGTGCGTGAAGATGATCGTCTGGCCGTACGCGAGATCGTGACCTCCACGGCGTTTTTTTCAGGGGCGGAAGTGGATGTGGCGGAAGAACTGGTGGCCGAGCATTTGGCCAAAGGGGAGGAGAGCGGGTATCTCTTCGTCTTCGCCGACTCCCCGCAAGGCCGCAGCCTGGGCTACGCCTGCTACGGACCCACGCCATGCACCGCCTGTACCTTTGATCTCTATTGGGTGGCGGTGCACGAATCCATGCGCGGACGGGGACTGGGGAAATTGCTGCTTGTTGAAGTGGAGGACAGGCTGAAGGGCATGGGCGGCGGCAAGCTCATCGCTGAAACATCGTCCAGGCAGCAGTATGCGCCGACGCACCGATTCTATCTGTCCTGCGGGTTTAAGCAGGAAGCCCGCATTGGCGACTATTACGCCCCCGGCGAGGACATCCTGTATTTCACCAAGAAGATAGGCCGCGATCAGGCCTGGGACTGA
- a CDS encoding D-alanine--D-alanine ligase family protein, whose protein sequence is MTGLHVAVVRESIPDAASPDALDTVAQARSVRESLARCGWRTSEHVLGSDPSALETSLAHRRPNVIFNLVESCHGLASLACLAPALFRKAGFPFTGADEGSMALAGDKALARRLLHAAGLPVPPGVTMGELQRGVFPGPGTYIIKARFEDASLGLGPDCVVDVREGAELLAAMREFAPRMGGDCVAEGYVRGREFNLALLAEPGGGVRDLPLAEMVFDSAMPGPAILHYAAKWDQGSADYAASVRSFDLDGEEDLVLEMKRIGRACWELFNLAGYARIDFRVAGPGQIYVIDVNPNPCITPDAGFAAAAQRAGLDHAALVQEIVFDALERSGKTQEGRHV, encoded by the coding sequence ATGACGGGTTTGCATGTGGCCGTGGTTCGTGAAAGCATCCCCGACGCCGCCTCTCCCGACGCCCTCGACACGGTGGCGCAGGCCCGCAGCGTGCGGGAGAGCCTGGCCCGGTGTGGCTGGCGCACGTCGGAGCACGTTCTCGGCTCCGACCCGTCGGCCCTGGAGACCAGCCTTGCGCATCGCAGGCCAAACGTCATCTTCAACCTGGTCGAGTCCTGCCACGGGCTGGCCAGCCTGGCCTGTCTGGCTCCGGCACTTTTTCGCAAGGCCGGTTTTCCCTTTACCGGCGCGGACGAGGGCAGCATGGCCCTGGCCGGAGACAAGGCCTTGGCCAGACGCCTGCTGCATGCGGCCGGTCTGCCCGTTCCTCCCGGAGTGACCATGGGAGAGCTGCAACGGGGTGTTTTCCCCGGCCCCGGTACCTATATAATCAAAGCGAGGTTCGAGGACGCGTCCCTGGGGCTGGGTCCGGACTGCGTCGTGGATGTGCGGGAAGGTGCGGAATTACTGGCGGCCATGCGGGAATTCGCGCCGCGCATGGGCGGCGACTGCGTGGCCGAGGGGTATGTGCGAGGACGGGAATTCAATCTGGCCCTCTTGGCCGAGCCTGGCGGTGGAGTGCGCGACCTGCCTTTGGCCGAGATGGTTTTCGATTCCGCGATGCCCGGGCCGGCCATCCTGCATTATGCGGCCAAGTGGGACCAGGGCAGCGCGGACTACGCCGCCTCGGTTCGCAGTTTCGATCTGGACGGGGAAGAGGATCTGGTCTTGGAAATGAAACGGATCGGTCGTGCCTGCTGGGAGCTTTTCAACCTGGCCGGGTATGCGCGAATTGACTTTCGGGTCGCGGGTCCGGGCCAAATCTACGTCATCGACGTCAATCCGAACCCCTGCATTACGCCGGACGCGGGTTTCGCGGCCGCAGCCCAGCGCGCGGGTCTGGACCACGCGGCGCTGGTCCAAGAGATCGTGTTCGATGCCTTGGAACGTTCGGGAAAAACGCAGGAAGGACGCCATGTCTGA
- a CDS encoding D-alanine--D-alanine ligase family protein produces the protein MLVGMTYDLQQEYLDRGYGKDEVAELDSPVTVEAIRQALASQGHEVELVGGVMPLARALADGRRWDMVFNFAEGMRGLAREAQVPALLDAWDIPYTFSGPEVLALSLHKGWTNAVLRAHGVPTADFRIVNSVEEVDAIDLPFPLFVKPVAEGSSKGVSDKSLVKDRWELRDICAHVLKTFHQPALVETFLPGREFTVGILGSGPQCRVLGVMEVLATARGDACAYTYANKQEWRERALYELAGDDRAAQAAEVARAAWQALGCLDAGRIDVRLDAQGQPRFIEVNPLAGLNPESSDLPILCGKIGLGYDELIASIMDSAMARAGKRHGNRS, from the coding sequence GTGCTCGTTGGTATGACCTATGACCTGCAGCAGGAATATCTGGACAGGGGATACGGCAAGGACGAGGTGGCGGAGCTGGACAGCCCCGTCACCGTCGAGGCCATCCGGCAGGCGCTTGCATCCCAGGGCCACGAGGTGGAGCTGGTCGGCGGGGTGATGCCGCTCGCGCGTGCCCTGGCCGACGGCCGTCGTTGGGACATGGTCTTCAATTTCGCCGAGGGCATGCGCGGCCTGGCCCGCGAGGCCCAGGTCCCGGCCCTGCTCGACGCCTGGGACATTCCCTATACCTTTTCCGGACCCGAAGTACTGGCCCTGTCCCTGCACAAGGGCTGGACCAACGCGGTGCTGCGGGCGCACGGCGTGCCCACGGCCGATTTCAGGATCGTGAACAGCGTGGAGGAGGTGGACGCCATCGATCTGCCCTTTCCGCTCTTTGTCAAACCCGTGGCCGAAGGGTCCAGCAAGGGCGTGAGCGACAAGTCATTGGTCAAGGACCGGTGGGAATTGCGCGATATCTGCGCCCATGTCCTCAAAACTTTCCACCAGCCTGCGCTGGTGGAGACTTTTCTGCCGGGCCGGGAGTTCACCGTGGGCATTTTGGGCAGCGGCCCGCAGTGCCGCGTGCTTGGGGTCATGGAGGTGCTTGCCACGGCCCGGGGCGACGCCTGCGCCTACACCTACGCCAACAAGCAGGAGTGGCGGGAGCGGGCGCTCTACGAACTGGCCGGCGACGACCGGGCCGCGCAGGCCGCCGAAGTGGCCCGCGCCGCCTGGCAGGCCCTGGGATGTCTGGACGCGGGGCGGATCGACGTGCGTCTGGACGCGCAGGGTCAGCCCCGTTTCATCGAGGTCAACCCGCTGGCCGGGCTCAATCCGGAGAGTTCGGATCTGCCCATTCTCTGCGGCAAGATCGGGCTGGGTTACGACGAGCTGATCGCGTCCATCATGGACTCGGCCATGGCCAGGGCCGGGAAGCGGCATGGGAACCGTTCATGA
- a CDS encoding KamA family radical SAM protein, producing MDVVEIVATQPTELGPELAEPPSLSSPSEDLELSIWAHRKNFMNTHFPGAVQKDWDSWRWQLKHRVTSVQAMAGILGVDAPVFEKSRRRLPAAATPYYLWVASRSEALRRCILPDVRETQVLPFETSDPLGEEGHSPVPGIVHRYPDRVLFLVTEFCSTYCRYCTRSRLVGKAGHRSDMRSWQVALDYIRQHDEVRDVLLSGGDPLTLPAMKIEWLLSQLRAIPHVEIVRIGSKVPAVLPQRITPNLVRMLRRYHPLFISLHFTHPDEITPDTALACNRLADGGIPLGSQTVLLSGVNDDVETMKRLMHGLVRNRVRPYYMYQCDPIPGSSHFRTPVDTGLSIIQGLRGHTSGYCIPTYVIDAPGGGGKVPLQPGYFQGRDEQGVVLRNYEDRIFHYPDQLGLREAPCSLV from the coding sequence ATGGACGTTGTCGAAATTGTCGCAACACAGCCTACAGAATTAGGCCCGGAGCTGGCCGAACCCCCCTCTTTATCCTCCCCTTCCGAAGACCTTGAGCTCAGCATCTGGGCCCATCGCAAAAATTTCATGAACACCCATTTTCCCGGGGCCGTGCAAAAGGACTGGGACAGCTGGCGCTGGCAGCTCAAGCACCGCGTGACGTCCGTTCAGGCCATGGCCGGGATTCTCGGGGTGGATGCGCCGGTGTTCGAGAAGAGCCGGCGCCGTCTGCCTGCCGCGGCCACGCCGTATTACCTGTGGGTCGCTTCCCGCAGCGAGGCTCTGCGCCGCTGCATCCTGCCCGATGTCCGAGAGACGCAGGTCCTGCCTTTCGAGACCTCCGATCCGCTCGGAGAGGAGGGGCACAGCCCCGTGCCGGGCATCGTGCACCGCTACCCGGACCGGGTGCTCTTTCTGGTCACGGAATTCTGTTCCACCTATTGCCGCTATTGCACGCGCTCCCGGCTGGTGGGCAAGGCCGGACACCGCTCCGACATGCGCAGCTGGCAGGTCGCCCTGGACTACATCCGCCAGCATGACGAGGTGCGCGACGTGCTCCTTTCCGGCGGCGACCCGTTGACCCTGCCGGCCATGAAGATCGAGTGGCTCCTGTCCCAGCTGCGCGCCATTCCCCATGTGGAGATCGTTCGCATCGGCTCCAAGGTTCCGGCCGTGCTGCCCCAGCGCATCACGCCCAATCTGGTGCGCATGCTGCGTCGCTACCATCCCTTGTTCATCAGCCTGCATTTCACCCATCCCGACGAGATCACCCCCGACACGGCCCTGGCCTGCAACCGCCTGGCCGACGGCGGCATCCCGCTCGGCAGCCAGACCGTGCTGCTTTCCGGCGTCAACGACGACGTGGAGACCATGAAGCGGCTCATGCACGGTCTGGTCCGCAACCGGGTTCGCCCATACTATATGTATCAGTGCGACCCGATTCCCGGGTCGAGCCATTTCCGCACTCCGGTGGACACCGGACTTTCCATCATCCAGGGGCTGCGCGGACATACCTCGGGCTACTGCATCCCGACCTATGTCATCGACGCTCCCGGCGGCGGGGGCAAGGTGCCTTTGCAGCCGGGCTATTTCCAGGGCCGCGACGAACAGGGCGTGGTGCTGCGCAATTACGAAGACCGGATTTTCCATTATCCCGATCAGCTCGGTTTGCGGGAGGCCCCGTGCTCGTTGGTATGA
- the pyrC gene encoding dihydroorotase: protein MPDLPIFFPDIIMVPGGFMLILHSPMDMHVHLRQGDMLALVAPHTARDFAAAVVMPNLTPPVTSLAQVLDYRQEILRVTGESFTPFMTLFFRAYSREELLAARPHIIGLKLYPAGMTTNSEDGLADMRQANATLAIMEELGIPLLIHGEGCGFVMDREAAFLPVVREWAGAFPRLRIVLEHVTTEAGVKLLDRFENLFATITLHHLFITLDDVLGGLMRPHLFCKPVAKRPEDRDALRRAALDHPQAFFGSDTAPHPVTAKEAPGCAAGIFSAPVALPALAGLFEELDALDRLQAFVSDRACAAYGLTPMARDVRLERSAWTVPQSIGCVVPYLAGQSLDWRVVD from the coding sequence ATGCCGGACTTGCCTATCTTCTTTCCTGATATAATAATGGTTCCTGGAGGTTTTATGCTGATTCTGCATTCCCCCATGGACATGCATGTCCATCTGCGTCAGGGCGACATGCTGGCCCTGGTCGCGCCGCACACGGCCCGGGATTTCGCCGCCGCCGTGGTCATGCCCAACCTGACCCCGCCCGTGACCAGCCTCGCGCAGGTTTTGGACTATCGGCAGGAAATACTTCGCGTGACGGGAGAGTCCTTCACCCCGTTCATGACTCTTTTTTTTCGGGCCTACTCCAGGGAAGAACTGCTGGCCGCAAGGCCGCACATCATCGGACTCAAACTCTATCCCGCCGGAATGACGACCAACTCCGAGGACGGTCTGGCCGACATGAGACAGGCCAACGCGACTTTGGCCATCATGGAGGAGCTGGGCATTCCGCTGCTCATCCACGGTGAGGGCTGCGGGTTCGTCATGGACCGCGAAGCGGCGTTTCTGCCCGTGGTCCGGGAATGGGCAGGAGCATTTCCGCGCCTGCGTATCGTCCTCGAACACGTCACCACCGAGGCCGGGGTGAAGCTTTTGGACCGTTTCGAGAACCTTTTCGCCACCATCACCCTGCATCATCTGTTCATCACCCTCGACGATGTTCTCGGCGGACTGATGCGCCCGCATCTTTTTTGCAAGCCCGTGGCCAAGCGGCCCGAAGACCGCGACGCCCTGCGCCGGGCGGCCCTTGACCATCCCCAGGCGTTCTTCGGCAGCGACACGGCCCCGCATCCGGTCACGGCCAAGGAAGCGCCGGGCTGCGCTGCCGGAATCTTTTCCGCGCCCGTGGCCCTGCCCGCCCTGGCCGGACTCTTCGAGGAACTGGACGCCCTGGACAGACTGCAGGCCTTTGTCTCGGACCGGGCCTGCGCGGCCTATGGCCTGACTCCCATGGCCAGGGACGTGCGGCTTGAGCGGAGCGCCTGGACCGTGCCACAGAGCATCGGGTGCGTCGTGCCCTATCTGGCCGGACAGTCCCTGGACTGGCGGGTGGTGGACTGA
- a CDS encoding YqaA family protein, producing MEELLLEYGLYGLFVLSFLAATFLPVASEAALGGLILAGADPYACVAVATIGNTVGAVTTWGVGRWGSEPFLTRLLGLSAAQRERAVRIFARYGSWSLLLAWTPIIGDPLCAVAGLFGLTLKRFIPPVLLGKLARYAGLAYLLS from the coding sequence ATGGAAGAGCTGCTGCTTGAATACGGGCTGTACGGGCTTTTTGTCCTGTCCTTCCTGGCCGCCACGTTTCTGCCCGTGGCTTCAGAGGCCGCGCTGGGAGGGTTGATCCTGGCCGGCGCCGATCCGTATGCCTGCGTGGCGGTGGCCACGATCGGCAACACCGTGGGCGCCGTGACCACCTGGGGAGTGGGGCGGTGGGGCAGCGAACCGTTTCTGACCCGCCTGCTGGGTCTCTCCGCTGCGCAGCGGGAGCGGGCGGTGCGCATTTTCGCCCGTTACGGCTCGTGGAGTCTGCTGCTGGCCTGGACGCCCATAATCGGGGATCCGCTTTGCGCCGTGGCCGGTCTTTTCGGGCTGACTTTGAAACGCTTCATTCCTCCGGTACTGCTGGGCAAGCTGGCGCGGTATGCCGGACTTGCCTATCTTCTTTCCTGA